GTCTGGCTAATCCAAACTCCTCTCGTGCATGTTTTTCAAGATAAAATGGATTTTCTTTTAAAGCTACGATCTGTTTTTTCATCTGCCCAGTATCTTTGTGCAGAGCTGCAATCTCGTTTTCAAGGGAAGATTTTTTATTAATCAGCTGTTTGTATCTGATAAATCCTGAATCTCCGAAGAGCAGATTTATCATGAGATATATAAAGCTTAACAGGAAAATAATTGATGTTATGAGCCTCTTTTTCCTTATCTCAGAGACAACCTGTTTCCTTAATAAGTTATTAGAGTTCATCCCTTAAGATTATAAAACGTTTCAAGTCCTTTGTATATAGCGCTGTCAGCAAGTTCTTCTTCTATTCTCAGCAGACGGTTATATTTTGATACTCTCTCGCTTCTTGCAAGGGAGCCTGTTTTTATAAATCCTGCATTAACGGC
Above is a genomic segment from Nitrospiraceae bacterium containing:
- a CDS encoding septum formation initiator family protein codes for the protein MNSNNLLRKQVVSEIRKKRLITSIIFLLSFIYLMINLLFGDSGFIRYKQLINKKSSLENEIAALHKDTGQMKKQIVALKENPFYLEKHAREEFGLARPDEYIFQYDR